One Falco biarmicus isolate bFalBia1 chromosome 9, bFalBia1.pri, whole genome shotgun sequence genomic region harbors:
- the NUDT13 gene encoding NAD(P)H pyrophosphatase NUDT13, mitochondrial → MAAIHQAVSRRASFLVCRLHSTYVRKMRYLNELKEDDSLCRQAQTAGTFCLFHNLSPFLQKVGKKYLVPQISAAEMKRILEIFKETEQWIEKSVLIGCSDEHTPHFALELGALEKSVIESELKGSFTDLRKALFVVDEKDSPLLASAQALLRWHASHQYCSKSGQPTQKNVAGSKRVCHASGVIYYPQMSPVVVTLVSDGSRCLLARQPSFPQGMYSALSGFCDMGENVEETVRREVAEEVGLEVESLQYSASQHWPFPSSCLMIACHALVRPQQAEISMNSLELEEARWFGLEEIVECLKRAPGSSKQENGSFLPWFPPKQAIAHQLICEWVKQQTSQPA, encoded by the exons ATGGCTGCGATTCATCAAGCAGTGTCTAGAAGAGCTTCTTTTCTGGTCTGCAGGTTACATTCTACCTATGTTAGAAAAATGAG ATACTTAAATGAGCTAAAGGAAGATGATAGCCTTTGTAGACAAGCCCAGACCGCGGGAACTTTCTGCCTCTTTCACAATCTCTCCCCCTTCCTGCAGAAAGTTGGGAAGAAGTACTTGGTACCACAGATCAGTGCAGCAG AGATGAAAAGGATCCTGGAGATATTCAAAGAGACGGAACAGTGGATAGAGAAGTCGGTGCTGATCGGTTGTTCAGACGAGCACACACCACACTTTGCCTTGGAATTAG gagcCTTAGAGAAATCGGTCATTGAGTCTGAACTTAAGGGATCATTTACTGACTTACGGAAGGCTCTCTTCGTGGTGGATGAGAAGGACTCTCCTTTGCTGGCTTCG GCCCAGGCCCTTCTCCGGTGGCACGCTTCCCACCAGTACTGCAGCAAAAGCGGGCAGCCCACTCAGAAAAACGTAGCTGGCAGCAAGCGTGTCTGCCATGCCAGCGGAGTAATTTACTATCCACAG ATGTCTCCAGTGGTTGTGACCCTGGTGTCTGACGGGAGCCGGTGCCTCCTTGCACGACAGCCCTCGTTTCCCCAGGGGATGTACAGTGCTTTGTCAGGCTTCTGTGACATGG GTGAAAACGTGGAGGAGACTGTCCGTCGAGAGGTGGCAGAAGAGGTGGGCCTGGAGGTGGAGTCACTCCAATACTCAGCTTCTCAGCATTGgccctttcccagcagctgcttaATGATAGCTTGTCACGCATTGGTGAGACCACAGCAGGCTGAG ATCAGTATGAACAGCCTGGAACTAGAGGAAGCCCGTTGGTTTGGCCTGGAAGAAATCGTGGAGTGTCTCAAGAGAGCGCCCGGATCTTCAAAGCAAGAAAACGGTAGCTTTTTACCCTGGTTCCCTCCCAAACAGGCCATTGCTCACCAGCTGATTTGTGAGTGGGTTAAGCAGCAGACTTCCCAGCCAGCTTAG